A single Mercenaria mercenaria strain notata chromosome 9, MADL_Memer_1, whole genome shotgun sequence DNA region contains:
- the LOC123547561 gene encoding AT-rich interactive domain-containing protein 5B-like isoform X3 — protein sequence MEEIKVKKFGPLCGKHGSSVFYKAFKYKKDGKSKIISLGQFFFMKILDSIPICIGELQLVWEDKPSATDLASVRLYFLPECTPDGRQSNHGEDEVLAYYEKIVLKLNDLASMVVHDVSWSDGRRAFTCARDKSARDSEYDELTDAFKMNSYGLDNRDIEKEKDAAEAKEKFEDSSPDVVIMTYPRYCRYRCMLKRLENCEDKWLHKTLVCALGGFSSLKENNRVYFCKNIFEHADLDDFELRCDHLAPNLKGRPRKRKGSKRDPNDSSDDSSSSSSFSAQPETAANKVRTGSRATPLRNGFRIDKINVSKDEQAFLIELHKYMKSRNTPIGRIPSLGFKQIDLFQFYSLAEEIGGYEQISMKRMWKHLYDKLGGNPGFTSAATCTRRHYEKLLLPFERYKNGKEFKPIQHKKKKFRLENNVFLSEKFKVNKQPEITDVKVKSETKIKTETKVMSEMKPLENGKAEMANNKEKVDVKDKALIIKQEIEKMKMRKGRRPSGGQKTVRELLHQNGQDSGEATDGNNTEKVTDQKQKNVIEREEGKIVEKSDNRETTVPSMPPVLHTPTPQVDTKSLPPQPILPSINAPRPMFYPQLIPVGGAIRNMTPIGMPFMIGPQFGFQTVSNQMQTMQAIGSAPGVKEEKPLNALNKLVSEQSAGPSVNRNAIPSHPGKNNPPPHITPPSAHSSQITSNGPLISPQSGPQAHRPITPAHSHNSKRQYPYPDTNRNHPTYSSNYSARDVKKEPVNDLDLKRQKLHGSQEKPYQPGTNEFEMPVLDLSMKTLRAQEARHQRGESLLFNTSFNKENRTASKADSCDSPQDLSLKSKTNSNGNERQPNVHKSVPLNIPFPRLPTVPTHAKIEEEVRKDRIDFQAPCSSKPILPVSSSTITTIGGLPVDLSSFVHPAFPQQMLMQGVFPTPFQLQQMIQGQVAAGMPMLRPDFIPSPLMFPPSMSVVAPTMFTNVMPSVAKTSTNTAPIVKR from the exons ATGGAGGAGATTAAGGTGAAg aaaTTTGGACCTTTGTGCGGAAAACATGGTTCAAGCGTGTTTTACAAGGCATTTAAGTATAAAAAGGATGGGAAAAGCAAAATTATATCTTTGGGACAGtttttctttatgaaaattttggaCTCGATCCCCATCTGTATCGGAGAGCTGCAGCTGGTGTGGGAAGACAAGCCGTCGGCGACGGACCTAGCAAGTGTAAGGCTTTATTTTCTGCCAGAATGTACGCCGGATGGGAGACAGTCGAATCATGGAGAG gaTGAGGTGTTGGCTTATTACGAAAAGATCGTGCTAAAACTAAATGATCTTGCTTCCATGGTGGTACACGATGTTTCATGGAGTGATGGACGCCGGGCGTTCACGTGTGCACGTGACAAGAGCGCTCGTGACAGTGAATATGACGAGCTTACGGATGCTTTCAAGATGAACAGTTATGGTTTAGACAACAGGGACATTGAGAAAGAAAAAGATGCTGCAG AGGCCAAGGAGAAATTTGAAGATAGTTCGCCAGATGTCGTGATAATGACGTATCCAAGATACTGCCGATACCGGTGCATGTTAAAACGTCTGGAAAATTGTGAGGACAAATGGCTACACAAAACACTCGTCTGTGCCCTTGGAGGATTTTCCTCTTTAAAGGAAAACAATAGGGTTTACTTCTGCAAGAACATATTTGAACACGCCGACCTTGATGATTTCGAACTTAGATGTGATCATCTAG CTCCAAACTTGAAAGGGCGGCCACGCAAGCGTAAAGGATCAAAACGTGACCCTAATGACTCATCAGATGATAGCAGCAGTTCATCAAGTTTTTCAGCCCAACCTGAGACAGCAGCCAACAAAGTCAGG ACTGGATCCAGGGCTACACCATTAAGGAATGGTTTCAgaattgataaaataaatgttagcAAAGATGAGCAGGCTTTTCTCATAGAACTCCACAAATATATGAAGAGCAGAAACACACCCATTGGAAGGATTCCAAGTCTAGGATTTAAACAAA TTGACTTGTTCCAGTTTTATTCTCTGGCTGAGGAGATAGGGGGATATGAACAG ataTCAATGAAACGAATGTGGAAACATTTATATGACAAACTTGGTGGGAACCCAGGATTTACGAGTGCTGCTACATGCACGCGGAGGCATTATGAAAA GCTGCTTCTGCCATTTGAGCGTTACAAGAACGGCAAAGAATTCAAGCCAATACAGCATAAAAAGAAGAAGTTCAGATTGGAGAATAACGTATTTTTATCAGAGAAGTTTAAGGTCAATAAACAGCCAGAAATCACTGATGTCAAGGTCAAAAGTGAAACAAAG ataaaaacaGAGACAAAAGTGATGTCTGAAATGAAACCACTGGAGAATGGTAAAGCAGAAATGGCAAATAACAAAGAAAAGGTTGATGTCAAAGATAAAGCTCTTATCATTAAACAGGAAATAGAGAAAATGAAAATGAGAAAG ggGCGTAGACCATCTGGTGGTCAGAAAACAGTGAGAGAACTCCTGCATCAGAATGGTCAGGATTCTGGTGAAGCTACTGATGGAAATAATACAGAGAAAGTCACAGATcagaaacagaaaaatgtaatCGAAAGAGAAGAgggaaaaattgttgagaaatcTGACAATAGAGAAACAACTGTACCAAGCATGCCACCAGTGTTGCACACACCTACTCCACAAGTTGACACAAAATCCTTACCCCCACAGCCCATTTTACCAAGCATAAATGCACCGCGACCCATGTTTTATCCACAGTTGATTCCAGTAGGCGGAGCAATCAGAAATATGACTCCAATTGGAATGCCATTTATGATTGGGCCTCAGTTTGGCTTTCAGACTGTATCCAATCAAATGCAAACAATGCAAGCCATAGGTAGCGCTCCCGGTGTTAAAGAGGAGAAACCACTAAATGCATTAAACAAACTTGTATCAGAGCAAAGCGCCGGACCAAGTGTTAACAGGAATGCCATACCATCTCATCCAGGCAAGAATAACCCTCCTCCACATATCACACCTCCATCTGCACACAGTTCTCAAATCACTTCAAATGGACCTTTAATATCCCCACAAAGTGGTCCCCAAGCACATCGACCTATCACCCCGGCTCATTCACACAACAGTAAACGGCAATATCCATATCCTGACACAAATAGAAATCACCCTACATACTCATCCAACTATAGTGCAAGAGATGTGAAAAAAGAACCAGTCAACGATTTAGATCTCAAGAGACAAAAGTTGCATGGATCTCAGGAAAAACCGTACCAGCCTGGTACAAATGAATTTGAAATGCCAGTGCTGGACTTGAGTATGAAAACATTACGAGCACAGGAAGCAAGGCACCAGAGAGGAGAATCTTTATTGTTTAATACTAGTTTTAACAAAGAGAATAGGACTGCTTCAAAGGCAGATTCCTGTGATTCACCCCAGGATTTGTCATTGAAGTCAAAAACTAATTCAAATGGTAACGAAAGACAACCAAATGTTCATAAAAGTGTTCCGTTAAATATCCCATTCCCACGTTTACCTACTGTTCCTACCCATGCCAAGATagaggaagaagttagaaaagat agaATTGATTTTCAGGCTCCATGTAGTAGTAAACCGATACTTCCGGTTAGTTCGAGCACTATTACAACTATTGGCGGACTTCCGGTAGATTTGAGTAGTTTTGTTCATCCAGCATTCCCGCAACAGATGTTGATGCAGGGCGTTTTCCCGACGCCGTTTCAGCTTCAGCAGATGATTCAAGGACAGGTGGCTGCCGGTATGCCCATGTTAAGGCCAGACTTTATTCCGTCGCCATTAATGTTCCCGCCCAGTATGTCTGTAGTTGCGCCAACAATGTTCACGAATGTGATGCCTTCGGTGGCAAAGACTAGCACAAATACTGCACCCATTGTTAAAAGATAG
- the LOC123547561 gene encoding AT-rich interactive domain-containing protein 5B-like isoform X2 gives MEEIKVKKFGPLCGKHGSSVFYKAFKYKKDGKSKIISLGQFFFMKILDSIPICIGELQLVWEDKPSATDLASVRLYFLPECTPDGRQSNHGEDEVLAYYEKIVLKLNDLASMVVHDVSWSDGRRAFTCARDKSARDSEYDELTDAFKMNSYGLDNRDIEKEKDAAEAKEKFEDSSPDVVIMTYPRYCRYRCMLKRLENCEDKWLHKTLVCALGGFSSLKENNRVYFCKNIFEHADLDDFELRCDHLAPNLKGRPRKRKGSKRDPNDSSDDSSSSSSFSAQPETAANKVRTGSRATPLRNGFRIDKINVSKDEQAFLIELHKYMKSRNTPIGRIPSLGFKQIDLFQFYSLAEEIGGYEQITAKRLWKNIYDALGGNPGSTSAATYTRRHYEKLLLPFERYKNGKEFKPIQHKKKKFRLENNVFLSEKFKVNKQPEITDVKVKSETKIKTETKVMSEMKPLENGKAEMANNKEKVDVKDKALIIKQEIEKMKMRKDARKHGTSIMNKTNTKLTGTLEKKRSSDECKKPRWGEKGRRPSGGQKTVRELLHQNGQDSGEATDGNNTEKVTDQKQKNVIEREEGKIVEKSDNRETTVPSMPPVLHTPTPQVDTKSLPPQPILPSINAPRPMFYPQLIPVGGAIRNMTPIGMPFMIGPQFGFQTVSNQMQTMQAIGSAPGVKEEKPLNALNKLVSEQSAGPSVNRNAIPSHPGKNNPPPHITPPSAHSSQITSNGPLISPQSGPQAHRPITPAHSHNSKRQYPYPDTNRNHPTYSSNYSARDVKKEPVNDLDLKRQKLHGSQEKPYQPGTNEFEMPVLDLSMKTLRAQEARHQRGESLLFNTSFNKENRTASKADSCDSPQDLSLKSKTNSNGNERQPNVHKSVPLNIPFPRLPTVPTHAKIEEEVRKDRIDFQAPCSSKPILPVSSSTITTIGGLPVDLSSFVHPAFPQQMLMQGVFPTPFQLQQMIQGQVAAGMPMLRPDFIPSPLMFPPSMSVVAPTMFTNVMPSVAKTSTNTAPIVKR, from the exons ATGGAGGAGATTAAGGTGAAg aaaTTTGGACCTTTGTGCGGAAAACATGGTTCAAGCGTGTTTTACAAGGCATTTAAGTATAAAAAGGATGGGAAAAGCAAAATTATATCTTTGGGACAGtttttctttatgaaaattttggaCTCGATCCCCATCTGTATCGGAGAGCTGCAGCTGGTGTGGGAAGACAAGCCGTCGGCGACGGACCTAGCAAGTGTAAGGCTTTATTTTCTGCCAGAATGTACGCCGGATGGGAGACAGTCGAATCATGGAGAG gaTGAGGTGTTGGCTTATTACGAAAAGATCGTGCTAAAACTAAATGATCTTGCTTCCATGGTGGTACACGATGTTTCATGGAGTGATGGACGCCGGGCGTTCACGTGTGCACGTGACAAGAGCGCTCGTGACAGTGAATATGACGAGCTTACGGATGCTTTCAAGATGAACAGTTATGGTTTAGACAACAGGGACATTGAGAAAGAAAAAGATGCTGCAG AGGCCAAGGAGAAATTTGAAGATAGTTCGCCAGATGTCGTGATAATGACGTATCCAAGATACTGCCGATACCGGTGCATGTTAAAACGTCTGGAAAATTGTGAGGACAAATGGCTACACAAAACACTCGTCTGTGCCCTTGGAGGATTTTCCTCTTTAAAGGAAAACAATAGGGTTTACTTCTGCAAGAACATATTTGAACACGCCGACCTTGATGATTTCGAACTTAGATGTGATCATCTAG CTCCAAACTTGAAAGGGCGGCCACGCAAGCGTAAAGGATCAAAACGTGACCCTAATGACTCATCAGATGATAGCAGCAGTTCATCAAGTTTTTCAGCCCAACCTGAGACAGCAGCCAACAAAGTCAGG ACTGGATCCAGGGCTACACCATTAAGGAATGGTTTCAgaattgataaaataaatgttagcAAAGATGAGCAGGCTTTTCTCATAGAACTCCACAAATATATGAAGAGCAGAAACACACCCATTGGAAGGATTCCAAGTCTAGGATTTAAACAAA TTGACTTGTTCCAGTTTTATTCTCTGGCTGAGGAGATAGGGGGATATGAACAG ATTACTGCTAAACGTTTGTGGAAGAATATTTATGACGCCCTTGGAGGGAACCCTGGAAGTACAAGTGCCGCTACTTACACGAGACGGCATTACGAGAA GCTGCTTCTGCCATTTGAGCGTTACAAGAACGGCAAAGAATTCAAGCCAATACAGCATAAAAAGAAGAAGTTCAGATTGGAGAATAACGTATTTTTATCAGAGAAGTTTAAGGTCAATAAACAGCCAGAAATCACTGATGTCAAGGTCAAAAGTGAAACAAAG ataaaaacaGAGACAAAAGTGATGTCTGAAATGAAACCACTGGAGAATGGTAAAGCAGAAATGGCAAATAACAAAGAAAAGGTTGATGTCAAAGATAAAGCTCTTATCATTAAACAGGAAATAGAGAAAATGAAAATGAGAAAG GATGCTCGTAAACATGGTACATCTATcatgaataaaacaaatacaaaacttaCTGGTACACTGGAAAAAAAGAGATCTTCTGACGAGTGTAAGAAACCACGATGGGGAGAAAAG ggGCGTAGACCATCTGGTGGTCAGAAAACAGTGAGAGAACTCCTGCATCAGAATGGTCAGGATTCTGGTGAAGCTACTGATGGAAATAATACAGAGAAAGTCACAGATcagaaacagaaaaatgtaatCGAAAGAGAAGAgggaaaaattgttgagaaatcTGACAATAGAGAAACAACTGTACCAAGCATGCCACCAGTGTTGCACACACCTACTCCACAAGTTGACACAAAATCCTTACCCCCACAGCCCATTTTACCAAGCATAAATGCACCGCGACCCATGTTTTATCCACAGTTGATTCCAGTAGGCGGAGCAATCAGAAATATGACTCCAATTGGAATGCCATTTATGATTGGGCCTCAGTTTGGCTTTCAGACTGTATCCAATCAAATGCAAACAATGCAAGCCATAGGTAGCGCTCCCGGTGTTAAAGAGGAGAAACCACTAAATGCATTAAACAAACTTGTATCAGAGCAAAGCGCCGGACCAAGTGTTAACAGGAATGCCATACCATCTCATCCAGGCAAGAATAACCCTCCTCCACATATCACACCTCCATCTGCACACAGTTCTCAAATCACTTCAAATGGACCTTTAATATCCCCACAAAGTGGTCCCCAAGCACATCGACCTATCACCCCGGCTCATTCACACAACAGTAAACGGCAATATCCATATCCTGACACAAATAGAAATCACCCTACATACTCATCCAACTATAGTGCAAGAGATGTGAAAAAAGAACCAGTCAACGATTTAGATCTCAAGAGACAAAAGTTGCATGGATCTCAGGAAAAACCGTACCAGCCTGGTACAAATGAATTTGAAATGCCAGTGCTGGACTTGAGTATGAAAACATTACGAGCACAGGAAGCAAGGCACCAGAGAGGAGAATCTTTATTGTTTAATACTAGTTTTAACAAAGAGAATAGGACTGCTTCAAAGGCAGATTCCTGTGATTCACCCCAGGATTTGTCATTGAAGTCAAAAACTAATTCAAATGGTAACGAAAGACAACCAAATGTTCATAAAAGTGTTCCGTTAAATATCCCATTCCCACGTTTACCTACTGTTCCTACCCATGCCAAGATagaggaagaagttagaaaagat agaATTGATTTTCAGGCTCCATGTAGTAGTAAACCGATACTTCCGGTTAGTTCGAGCACTATTACAACTATTGGCGGACTTCCGGTAGATTTGAGTAGTTTTGTTCATCCAGCATTCCCGCAACAGATGTTGATGCAGGGCGTTTTCCCGACGCCGTTTCAGCTTCAGCAGATGATTCAAGGACAGGTGGCTGCCGGTATGCCCATGTTAAGGCCAGACTTTATTCCGTCGCCATTAATGTTCCCGCCCAGTATGTCTGTAGTTGCGCCAACAATGTTCACGAATGTGATGCCTTCGGTGGCAAAGACTAGCACAAATACTGCACCCATTGTTAAAAGATAG
- the LOC123547561 gene encoding AT-rich interactive domain-containing protein 5B-like isoform X1: MEEIKVKKFGPLCGKHGSSVFYKAFKYKKDGKSKIISLGQFFFMKILDSIPICIGELQLVWEDKPSATDLASVRLYFLPECTPDGRQSNHGEDEVLAYYEKIVLKLNDLASMVVHDVSWSDGRRAFTCARDKSARDSEYDELTDAFKMNSYGLDNRDIEKEKDAAEAKEKFEDSSPDVVIMTYPRYCRYRCMLKRLENCEDKWLHKTLVCALGGFSSLKENNRVYFCKNIFEHADLDDFELRCDHLAPNLKGRPRKRKGSKRDPNDSSDDSSSSSSFSAQPETAANKVRTGSRATPLRNGFRIDKINVSKDEQAFLIELHKYMKSRNTPIGRIPSLGFKQIDLFQFYSLAEEIGGYEQISMKRMWKHLYDKLGGNPGFTSAATCTRRHYEKLLLPFERYKNGKEFKPIQHKKKKFRLENNVFLSEKFKVNKQPEITDVKVKSETKIKTETKVMSEMKPLENGKAEMANNKEKVDVKDKALIIKQEIEKMKMRKDARKHGTSIMNKTNTKLTGTLEKKRSSDECKKPRWGEKGRRPSGGQKTVRELLHQNGQDSGEATDGNNTEKVTDQKQKNVIEREEGKIVEKSDNRETTVPSMPPVLHTPTPQVDTKSLPPQPILPSINAPRPMFYPQLIPVGGAIRNMTPIGMPFMIGPQFGFQTVSNQMQTMQAIGSAPGVKEEKPLNALNKLVSEQSAGPSVNRNAIPSHPGKNNPPPHITPPSAHSSQITSNGPLISPQSGPQAHRPITPAHSHNSKRQYPYPDTNRNHPTYSSNYSARDVKKEPVNDLDLKRQKLHGSQEKPYQPGTNEFEMPVLDLSMKTLRAQEARHQRGESLLFNTSFNKENRTASKADSCDSPQDLSLKSKTNSNGNERQPNVHKSVPLNIPFPRLPTVPTHAKIEEEVRKDRIDFQAPCSSKPILPVSSSTITTIGGLPVDLSSFVHPAFPQQMLMQGVFPTPFQLQQMIQGQVAAGMPMLRPDFIPSPLMFPPSMSVVAPTMFTNVMPSVAKTSTNTAPIVKR; encoded by the exons ATGGAGGAGATTAAGGTGAAg aaaTTTGGACCTTTGTGCGGAAAACATGGTTCAAGCGTGTTTTACAAGGCATTTAAGTATAAAAAGGATGGGAAAAGCAAAATTATATCTTTGGGACAGtttttctttatgaaaattttggaCTCGATCCCCATCTGTATCGGAGAGCTGCAGCTGGTGTGGGAAGACAAGCCGTCGGCGACGGACCTAGCAAGTGTAAGGCTTTATTTTCTGCCAGAATGTACGCCGGATGGGAGACAGTCGAATCATGGAGAG gaTGAGGTGTTGGCTTATTACGAAAAGATCGTGCTAAAACTAAATGATCTTGCTTCCATGGTGGTACACGATGTTTCATGGAGTGATGGACGCCGGGCGTTCACGTGTGCACGTGACAAGAGCGCTCGTGACAGTGAATATGACGAGCTTACGGATGCTTTCAAGATGAACAGTTATGGTTTAGACAACAGGGACATTGAGAAAGAAAAAGATGCTGCAG AGGCCAAGGAGAAATTTGAAGATAGTTCGCCAGATGTCGTGATAATGACGTATCCAAGATACTGCCGATACCGGTGCATGTTAAAACGTCTGGAAAATTGTGAGGACAAATGGCTACACAAAACACTCGTCTGTGCCCTTGGAGGATTTTCCTCTTTAAAGGAAAACAATAGGGTTTACTTCTGCAAGAACATATTTGAACACGCCGACCTTGATGATTTCGAACTTAGATGTGATCATCTAG CTCCAAACTTGAAAGGGCGGCCACGCAAGCGTAAAGGATCAAAACGTGACCCTAATGACTCATCAGATGATAGCAGCAGTTCATCAAGTTTTTCAGCCCAACCTGAGACAGCAGCCAACAAAGTCAGG ACTGGATCCAGGGCTACACCATTAAGGAATGGTTTCAgaattgataaaataaatgttagcAAAGATGAGCAGGCTTTTCTCATAGAACTCCACAAATATATGAAGAGCAGAAACACACCCATTGGAAGGATTCCAAGTCTAGGATTTAAACAAA TTGACTTGTTCCAGTTTTATTCTCTGGCTGAGGAGATAGGGGGATATGAACAG ataTCAATGAAACGAATGTGGAAACATTTATATGACAAACTTGGTGGGAACCCAGGATTTACGAGTGCTGCTACATGCACGCGGAGGCATTATGAAAA GCTGCTTCTGCCATTTGAGCGTTACAAGAACGGCAAAGAATTCAAGCCAATACAGCATAAAAAGAAGAAGTTCAGATTGGAGAATAACGTATTTTTATCAGAGAAGTTTAAGGTCAATAAACAGCCAGAAATCACTGATGTCAAGGTCAAAAGTGAAACAAAG ataaaaacaGAGACAAAAGTGATGTCTGAAATGAAACCACTGGAGAATGGTAAAGCAGAAATGGCAAATAACAAAGAAAAGGTTGATGTCAAAGATAAAGCTCTTATCATTAAACAGGAAATAGAGAAAATGAAAATGAGAAAG GATGCTCGTAAACATGGTACATCTATcatgaataaaacaaatacaaaacttaCTGGTACACTGGAAAAAAAGAGATCTTCTGACGAGTGTAAGAAACCACGATGGGGAGAAAAG ggGCGTAGACCATCTGGTGGTCAGAAAACAGTGAGAGAACTCCTGCATCAGAATGGTCAGGATTCTGGTGAAGCTACTGATGGAAATAATACAGAGAAAGTCACAGATcagaaacagaaaaatgtaatCGAAAGAGAAGAgggaaaaattgttgagaaatcTGACAATAGAGAAACAACTGTACCAAGCATGCCACCAGTGTTGCACACACCTACTCCACAAGTTGACACAAAATCCTTACCCCCACAGCCCATTTTACCAAGCATAAATGCACCGCGACCCATGTTTTATCCACAGTTGATTCCAGTAGGCGGAGCAATCAGAAATATGACTCCAATTGGAATGCCATTTATGATTGGGCCTCAGTTTGGCTTTCAGACTGTATCCAATCAAATGCAAACAATGCAAGCCATAGGTAGCGCTCCCGGTGTTAAAGAGGAGAAACCACTAAATGCATTAAACAAACTTGTATCAGAGCAAAGCGCCGGACCAAGTGTTAACAGGAATGCCATACCATCTCATCCAGGCAAGAATAACCCTCCTCCACATATCACACCTCCATCTGCACACAGTTCTCAAATCACTTCAAATGGACCTTTAATATCCCCACAAAGTGGTCCCCAAGCACATCGACCTATCACCCCGGCTCATTCACACAACAGTAAACGGCAATATCCATATCCTGACACAAATAGAAATCACCCTACATACTCATCCAACTATAGTGCAAGAGATGTGAAAAAAGAACCAGTCAACGATTTAGATCTCAAGAGACAAAAGTTGCATGGATCTCAGGAAAAACCGTACCAGCCTGGTACAAATGAATTTGAAATGCCAGTGCTGGACTTGAGTATGAAAACATTACGAGCACAGGAAGCAAGGCACCAGAGAGGAGAATCTTTATTGTTTAATACTAGTTTTAACAAAGAGAATAGGACTGCTTCAAAGGCAGATTCCTGTGATTCACCCCAGGATTTGTCATTGAAGTCAAAAACTAATTCAAATGGTAACGAAAGACAACCAAATGTTCATAAAAGTGTTCCGTTAAATATCCCATTCCCACGTTTACCTACTGTTCCTACCCATGCCAAGATagaggaagaagttagaaaagat agaATTGATTTTCAGGCTCCATGTAGTAGTAAACCGATACTTCCGGTTAGTTCGAGCACTATTACAACTATTGGCGGACTTCCGGTAGATTTGAGTAGTTTTGTTCATCCAGCATTCCCGCAACAGATGTTGATGCAGGGCGTTTTCCCGACGCCGTTTCAGCTTCAGCAGATGATTCAAGGACAGGTGGCTGCCGGTATGCCCATGTTAAGGCCAGACTTTATTCCGTCGCCATTAATGTTCCCGCCCAGTATGTCTGTAGTTGCGCCAACAATGTTCACGAATGTGATGCCTTCGGTGGCAAAGACTAGCACAAATACTGCACCCATTGTTAAAAGATAG